Proteins encoded within one genomic window of Salipaludibacillus agaradhaerens:
- a CDS encoding cytochrome c-type biogenesis protein CcmH, whose product MIRRRWLLVCILLFIMMPTYNHVQSQDIYTINSPEVKDIASHLAMEGHSEHDLATCTTMQRYYEEIAEMLNEGFSKQDILADYEAMYGEQGFREPNKTGFSLLAWILPFIALGAGTTAFIIRVTRQVKGHKQLTDEAREGQEKGVSQDSTENDIMKALIEEEKRHHL is encoded by the coding sequence ATGATTCGAAGGCGATGGCTGCTCGTTTGCATACTTCTATTCATTATGATGCCAACCTATAATCATGTACAAAGTCAGGATATTTATACGATCAACTCTCCTGAAGTGAAGGACATTGCCAGTCACTTAGCTATGGAAGGACACAGCGAACATGATCTAGCCACGTGTACGACGATGCAACGCTATTATGAGGAAATTGCAGAAATGCTTAATGAGGGCTTTAGTAAACAGGATATTCTTGCTGACTATGAAGCCATGTATGGAGAACAGGGATTTCGTGAACCGAATAAAACAGGATTTAGTCTCCTCGCATGGATTCTTCCTTTTATCGCCTTAGGAGCAGGAACAACGGCATTTATTATACGAGTAACGAGACAAGTGAAAGGCCATAAACAATTAACAGATGAAGCGAGAGAAGGGCAGGAGAAGGGTGTATCTCAAGACAGTACTGAGAATGACATCATGAAAGCACTCATTGAAGAGGAGAAACGTCACCATCTTTAA
- a CDS encoding heme lyase CcmF/NrfE family subunit yields the protein MHVIGNITIYLAFFLSIYAFIVYILGINKQDQRFIDSGKGATMGIFILASLSMVLMFVLLGTSQFQFEYVAHYTSSDLPLIYKLAALWAGNAGSLLLWTFFLTMYSAMVTFSKKMKRNPMTPYITSILLLNIMFFYFILSFVTQPFAILENTPVEGRGLNPMLQDPGMVFHPVTLYLGYVGLAVPFAFAIASLIVKNMDAFWIQMTRRWTIIAWAFLTLGNVIGGYWAYTELGWGGYWAWDPVENASFMPWLTVTAYLHSVMIQERKNMLKIWNLSLIILSYALTLFGTFLVRSGVLTSVHAFGETNLGAYFLVFMAFMVIFSMYLLMSRYQLIKKDTGQFEAYVSKESSFLINNLILLGGTFAVFWGTVFPLVSEAVRGTKVTVGVPFFNTVMSPILLSLLFLMAICPLIAWQRASFKNIKDKFLIPAIISVAVAIVIVVMGVQDAYPVLGFTIITFMILTHLVEFIRRTRARRHVTKEAVPVALFRLMIRSRRRYGGYIVHLGIALIAFGIVGANFDVERMDTLAIGETLTIGDYTLTYEQLGQRSDGVNESVFARLAIEKHGRDLGYIYPERVFYLNWEEPSTEVAVRSTLREDLYVVLSGWEEDRRATFQVKINPLVQWIWIGSFVLVLGAVFAIWGGRYGQVNPRYTGPERNVY from the coding sequence ATGCATGTAATCGGAAATATCACCATCTACCTGGCTTTCTTTTTATCCATCTATGCTTTTATCGTGTATATCCTTGGGATTAATAAACAAGATCAACGATTTATTGACAGTGGCAAAGGTGCTACGATGGGTATTTTTATTCTTGCCAGTCTGTCAATGGTGTTAATGTTTGTACTACTAGGAACAAGCCAATTTCAATTTGAGTATGTGGCTCACTATACAAGCTCAGATTTACCTCTCATCTATAAATTAGCCGCATTATGGGCGGGTAACGCAGGTTCGTTATTGTTATGGACATTTTTCCTCACGATGTACAGTGCGATGGTTACCTTTTCAAAAAAAATGAAGCGCAATCCCATGACACCCTACATTACAAGTATCCTCTTATTAAACATCATGTTCTTTTATTTTATATTAAGCTTTGTCACCCAACCTTTCGCCATCTTAGAGAATACCCCAGTGGAAGGAAGGGGCTTGAATCCAATGCTACAAGACCCAGGGATGGTTTTCCACCCTGTCACCCTTTATTTAGGTTATGTGGGGCTGGCTGTACCATTTGCTTTTGCAATTGCCTCACTTATTGTAAAAAATATGGATGCTTTTTGGATTCAAATGACGAGAAGGTGGACGATTATTGCCTGGGCATTTCTAACACTAGGTAATGTTATTGGTGGTTATTGGGCTTATACAGAGCTTGGTTGGGGTGGTTATTGGGCATGGGACCCTGTAGAAAACGCGTCATTTATGCCTTGGCTTACGGTGACGGCATATTTACACTCTGTCATGATTCAAGAGCGTAAAAACATGTTAAAGATATGGAATTTAAGCTTGATTATTCTATCTTATGCCCTAACGTTGTTTGGAACATTTCTTGTGAGAAGTGGGGTTCTCACATCGGTTCATGCCTTTGGTGAGACGAATTTAGGTGCCTATTTCCTTGTGTTTATGGCATTTATGGTTATTTTTTCTATGTACTTGTTAATGAGCCGCTATCAATTAATAAAAAAGGATACGGGGCAATTTGAAGCTTATGTATCAAAGGAAAGTTCATTTTTAATTAATAACCTCATACTGCTTGGTGGTACATTTGCAGTCTTTTGGGGTACCGTTTTTCCTTTAGTGAGTGAAGCGGTACGGGGAACAAAGGTAACGGTTGGCGTGCCATTTTTCAATACAGTGATGTCACCAATTTTACTTTCGCTCTTGTTTCTTATGGCAATATGTCCCCTTATTGCATGGCAGCGTGCAAGCTTTAAGAATATAAAAGATAAATTCCTCATCCCGGCTATTATCAGTGTTGCTGTCGCTATTGTTATTGTAGTTATGGGAGTACAAGACGCTTATCCTGTCCTCGGGTTTACCATTATCACGTTTATGATATTAACTCATCTTGTGGAATTTATTCGTAGAACAAGAGCAAGACGCCACGTAACAAAAGAGGCCGTACCTGTGGCATTATTTCGTTTAATGATTCGAAGTCGGCGTCGCTATGGAGGTTACATCGTCCATTTAGGCATCGCTTTAATCGCTTTCGGTATTGTAGGCGCTAATTTTGATGTTGAACGTATGGACACATTAGCTATAGGTGAAACGTTGACAATCGGTGATTATACGCTTACGTATGAGCAGCTAGGGCAGCGAAGTGATGGCGTCAATGAGAGTGTATTTGCTAGATTAGCCATTGAAAAACATGGTCGAGATCTCGGTTATATTTATCCAGAACGTGTCTTTTATTTAAATTGGGAGGAGCCTTCAACGGAAGTAGCGGTTCGGAGTACACTCCGTGAAGATTTATATGTGGTTTTAAGCGGCTGGGAGGAGGACAGACGTGCCACATTTCAAGTGAAAATTAACCCCCTCGTTCAGTGGATTTGGATCGGTAGTTTTGTCCTTGTTTTAGGAGCTGTCTTTGCTATATGGGGTGGTCGATATGGCCAGGTTAACCCGCGATACACTGGTCCTGAAAGAAATGTGTATTAA
- a CDS encoding cytochrome c maturation protein CcmE, translating into MKKNTKVILAGSLIFMSILVLLITATPTSSGAEVPINHLNENGKEYEEKYITTEGFLIENSVVWNADAIELQFDIQDEEGHKLSVYYHGVQPDNFSDDVIVIVHGYVTSDGIFEADKVQTRCPSVYEGEDPEDYDPDIHREMDRQLNIDDD; encoded by the coding sequence GTGAAAAAAAATACGAAAGTTATTTTGGCTGGAAGTCTTATCTTTATGAGCATACTTGTCTTACTTATTACTGCTACTCCAACATCTAGCGGAGCGGAAGTGCCAATTAATCATTTAAACGAAAATGGCAAGGAATATGAAGAGAAATACATTACCACTGAGGGTTTTTTAATAGAGAACTCGGTTGTTTGGAATGCGGATGCTATTGAACTGCAATTTGATATACAAGATGAAGAGGGACATAAACTATCCGTCTATTACCATGGTGTACAGCCTGATAATTTTTCGGATGATGTGATTGTCATTGTACATGGATATGTCACTTCAGACGGTATTTTTGAAGCGGACAAAGTTCAAACGCGATGTCCATCTGTTTATGAAGGAGAGGACCCTGAAGACTATGATCCAGATATTCACCGTGAGATGGATAGGCAATTAAACATCGATGACGACTAA